In the Eretmochelys imbricata isolate rEreImb1 chromosome 20, rEreImb1.hap1, whole genome shotgun sequence genome, gggtgagccggggggcggggaggggcagccgcgggagggggcggggggccggggcgggggagcCTGGGGGGCTGGCAATGGGGAGAACTGGGCGGGTCTGTGGTGGGCAGGCAgctgagctgcaggaggagctgaatgtttggggagggggcaggttgtGAAGTGAGCTCAgtattggcggggggggggggttagttggggaGGGaacatggggggcggggctccccggggtgggggagggagctagCAGGTGTCAGGTCTGAGTTAGGAGCCTTTGGGCGTTATTGGGGAGATGTGGGGCGAAGTGGATTTTGGGGGGTCCCTCGATTGTTTAAAGCTGGGTTCTGGATGCCTGAGCAGCGCTATGTGCTCTGAACAGGGAAACTTGGGGGGCTGCAGTTATTGGGGCTAAGCTGGGCTCCataggagctgatgggggctgagCTGCCCTTTTGTGGGGGCTCAGCCTGGGTATCCAGGGGGTTCTCCTTGACTTCTGTGGTCTTAGTGGGTCTAAGTCGAGCATGTGcttcttgggggcaggggagaggaggctgctggtggAAAAAGGGAAGCAAGCTGGTTATGGGGTGGGAATGGCTTCTCCGTGCCCTGGGCTCCTCTGGGGGGAGGGTGTCTTGGGGGATGGGCGCAGGGGTCAGGCAGCTGGTGGGCCTTACAGGCGAGCGGCTGGCTAGCAGCCGGCCACCCAGTTATTGAGGTGTCCTGAAGGGTTGGGCATGTGAAGGGTGGATGTTGGCTCGCTGGGCATAGGAGAAGTGGGGAACAGAGCGAATTCCCTACCATAGGGATGGGGGGTGCTGAAGGGAGGTCATGGGAGCCAATGCAGGAGTGGGTTGATACGGCTCAGATTGGCCCCAGGTGCGGCGTGGGGTGTCTTGGATAAAGATGGGCACAGGGAATCATCCCCCAGAGGAGCATCCCTCTGTCAGTCGGGGGTTGGGCTTACCTGGGCACAGGACAAAGCGGAGACGCTCCAATTCGTTACCATGGCGTTCTCTCATCCAGGCTATTCATGGCTTCCGGGAAACAGAGATAGCCCAGTGGAGCGAGGAGAGCCAGGAAATCTTGCAGCGGGTCCGGGGTACGGCCTTCCCGCCAGGAATGTCTCCGCTCTCGCTAGTCCACGTCCTTGACCTGGATAAAAGCGGCTACATCAAACCTCACATAGACAGTGTCAAGGTGAAGCTGCAGGGCTCAGATGCGATCTGGTTGGAGGGAGCTGAGGCTGGAGGATcgaaggggctgggtggggataGAGAGAACAGAGACATTTGGTTTTATCCTTCAGCCAGAGCACCTCGGGCTTCATTGCTCATCCTAAGCTGCGTACGGTCAAGTCAGCGCTGGGAAGCAAAACCTTTATTCTGTAGGGATCGGGGTGGGTGGCTCAGCAGGCTAGGGGGAAGGCACTCTCTGCTCTGAGCTAGTGCCCCAGCGTGGTGCCAGCATGATATCATGGGTTGCTCTTTTGGGTGAAGAATAAAAAGAAAGGCAGGACTACTTTAGCAGTGATGATCCcggggttttcttttttttttcaatgcgAGGGGGTATCCCCACATCCTGGCCTAATTCCAATTTAGGTCAATAGTTGGCTCTTCCTAAATTTCCCTGCAGTTTCATTTTGATATGTGATTCTTCACTCCCTGTCCTAAAATTGCCATGTGTTGCTGTGCGCTGGTAAGCAGCTGCAGCgtgccaccccagaggtggtCGCGATCGCTGGGTGGGAGATCTCCGTGCTGGGTTCCAAAGGGCTAGGATGAACAATGGGATAGAAATGCCTGGCTCATTACTGGCTTTTATCGTTACTTTTCTTCCTCACATTAGTTTTGCGGCTGCACGATTGCGGGGCTGTCCTTGCTGTCCTCCAGTGTGATGCGGCTGGTCAGCGAACAGAACCCAGAGGACTGGATGGACCTGTTGCTGCCGCGCCGTTCTCTGTACATCCTCAGGTAACGTGGCCCATCAGGTGGGGGTGTGGCGAGCCCTAGACATGACGGCGCTTTGTCTCTGCTGTCAACTTTGTGAGAGGTGCCAGAGGAGGTGATTTCTGAGAGGAGTTAGTTtcggaggggtgggggagggaggaacgtTAATAATCCCTAGGTCCTGAATAGCTCTTACCAGCAGCACATCTCAGAGGGCTTTACCAAGGAGGTCAGTAtaattatccctgttttacagatggggaaactgaggcacagagcagaaaAGTGACGTACCCAAGGTCACCCCgcgggccagtggcagagccagaaacagaacctacgtctcctgactcccagtctctacCCACTAGGCCTCAATGCCTCCCTTagtggcagctggggctggagactgGGCATCCTGATTTCAGTCTCAGCGCAGAGGCCGAGGACTGAATGTGCCGTGGACACTGGACTCACCCTTAGAGGTTCTACCTAAGGCCCATTTTTGGTCcatccccatagtatctgaggactgtatttattctcacaacccCCTGTGGAACAGAGCAGGGCTTTTATACCCAGTGTACtgctgtggaaactgaggcacaaagactaagtgacttgcctgtggtCTCACAGGGGGTCTGTGGCAGTGCATGGAATTGAAGTTGGGTCTCCCTAGTCATATGTTATAGAGTCATAGAGGCCAGTGGCTCTTGGGCTGAGCCAgatttcctctcttccctcctttcACAGAGGCCCGGCTCGCTACGAGTTCACCCATGAGATCCTCAAAGACGAGGAGTCCTTTTTTGATGGCCAGAAGATCCCGCGAGAGAGGAGGATTTCTGTCATCTGCAGGAACCTGCCAGTGCCACCAGCCCCAAGCTAGAGCCACGAGTGGAGCTGTGGGATTGGAAACCAGCCTTCCTCCCCTCtccgggctggagcagagctgactGTTTTCAGTTGATCTGGTTGACGCTTTCACTCCATGGAGGTTTGTAGCCAAGACTAAGCCAGGGGACTTCTCCTGTCAACACGCAGCCATGGAGGAGCCTGTGGATGTGTGTACCCACAACAACCACCCAGGTACCTACTGTGTCATCAGCAGTGCCATTAACAAATGATTTAATGCACCGTATTGGCTACCCACGGGGCAAGGGAAGCTGACTTGATTGCATAGGCCGTGTTAAACCCAACAAGTAAAATCTAAAATAGAAATATCTCCCCTGTGATCTTTGTGATGGGGTATGGGGTGACTTTCACAACAGCAGGTAAATAGAATTCAGACAGAAGTGTGCTGCTTCTGTTGGTTTTTAAAGAGAACCGCTGGCGCTGGTGAATTTTGGTGAATTTCcctcattaaaaataatttattttaacctACCTTTTTTCAAagttattattaatcatttttgttccagtAGTTCCTAAAGGCCAGCTGCAAACAGGGCCGCATTGTGGTCTGCCTAAGGGACAACCCTGGGCTAGCTCGAAGGAAGTAATCCTTTCCCATCTGTACCACAAAATAGCCACACGTCTTTTGATCAGTTTCACGGCTTTTATTAGTTTGAAACCACCGTGTACATTTCAGCTGTTCCCAAGACATGCCTGAAAACGAGCAAACAAACACAATCCCGACTCTCTACTAGCGGAAAGaagcaaataaattaaaaagggaCTCTAAGAAGCTCAGGTAGGGAGGCAGTGGGAATGAGATCCCTAGCCCACCCTGCCCTTAGTGGaagaaaccaaataaataaataacttagGAATCCATAAATATCTCTTATCGTCCAGCTCTCCCCCTGCACCTGTGTGTAGATGAGCCATGCACACCTCCTCCAGGCAGGATCTTGGGCTCAGagcctccaaggtatttaggctcctaactcccattgttttcagtggaagttaggagcctaaatgcctttgaagtTCCAGGCCTTAGCAAACAAGCTAGCATCTCAGTAATGCAAAGAAACAGGATGGGGTTGGAAGGAGGGGGTGGTGTGAAGTGAACGCCATTGTTGTTTTGATAGCagttcccttctcccacccctagAGGGAGGGCAAAAGTCCCGGCCCCCGTCCTGTGGGATCTGTGGCATGGAGTTTGGGCTTCTCTCAGGCTACGGGTTCAAGGGTGTGGGAGGAAGAAACACTGACTGCTTTAACATCGGCGCTACGCCCACCCTGCTGACGCACCCTCCCACCAGCGACATCAGCCCACGCAGGAGCAGGCAGAAGCAGAGAGCTTCTCCACCTCATGCCACTGGTGGCTGTTGTCCAGGAAGGCCACGTCCTCGTAGTGTGTTGGCCGGCAGCAGGGGTCGCCAACGATCTTCTCCTCGCCCAGGGCCGGGATCTCGCTCTTCTGGAGCAGCACGGAGAGCGTCAGGTCGTGGTTGGTGCGGGCCTTGGGGCAGCTCCCACTGCAATACTTGAACAGGATGGTCTCCTCGGAGTCGTAGCCCAGGCCCAGGTCCTTGACGCGCAGCAGCAAGCTCCGCAGCCGGCACTCCTGCTCCTCTGGCTGCTCCCACAAGCGTTTCTGACGGCTCTTGGCCGGCTTGGGGGAGGCGTAGGGCAGCAGGTTTCTAGGGTTGTCCGGGACGTGCAGGGAAGGTCCCTTTGGCATGTGCGTCtctgaaacagagagagacagatcaCGCCAAACTGGGGAGGGGTGCTGAAGGCACAGCCCAGGCCCGGAATCCCACCCACCACCTCCTTGAGCAGGGAAGAGGGAACCCCTGTATGGCCCAGACTGCCCCTGTGGTGATCCGCCACCACTGGGCAAAGAGGGGAGAATCCCGTCTGCCATTGTGCTTCTGAACCAAGGACAAACTCGGCACCAGGGAGATGGAGACGCTTTGCAGGGAGCTcagaggaaagcagcagcagcagcaatccagaggctgcagggactgAGAGGCGAAGGCTCCTGGGTGACAGGGCGTAGCTGAATAGCCACTGTGAAGGGACAAGGAGAGTCCCGGGGTGCAGGAGCAAG is a window encoding:
- the ALKBH7 gene encoding alpha-ketoglutarate-dependent dioxygenase alkB homolog 7, mitochondrial, whose amino-acid sequence is MHRAAARLPPPGPGPLRRAAAAWPRRALCGEAPALVRASGPGVARRLRGQAGVRPGFLSGPEEAALGRELEPQLRRRRYQFDHWDGAIHGFRETEIAQWSEESQEILQRVRGTAFPPGMSPLSLVHVLDLDKSGYIKPHIDSVKFCGCTIAGLSLLSSSVMRLVSEQNPEDWMDLLLPRRSLYILRGPARYEFTHEILKDEESFFDGQKIPRERRISVICRNLPVPPAPS
- the PSPN gene encoding persephin, with the translated sequence MDSSQLLCSISFILLVRPAVSQPLEDKRPMLMEEQEPGTSIRDLFWALLETHMPKGPSLHVPDNPRNLLPYASPKPAKSRQKRLWEQPEEQECRLRSLLLRVKDLGLGYDSEETILFKYCSGSCPKARTNHDLTLSVLLQKSEIPALGEEKIVGDPCCRPTHYEDVAFLDNSHQWHEVEKLSASACSCVG